One genomic window of Larimichthys crocea isolate SSNF unplaced genomic scaffold, L_crocea_2.0 scaffold537, whole genome shotgun sequence includes the following:
- the sh3bp2 gene encoding SH3 domain-binding protein 2 isoform X1: MRRNSEPIEGRKKRTSLSRVSRLWDISVMDTLPGLATTALASTVNWLRESTAVQSITKRLNRRTMASPEVVWPVPMRAIGAQNLLTMPGGVSIAGYLHKKGGSQFSLMKWPLRYTIIHKGCVYYFKSSTSPTPQGAFSLNGYNRVMRAAEETTSSNVFPFKIVHFSKKHRTWFFSAASEDERRKWMRYLRREIDHYNDRKECNIPSDSDSDADSFYGTIEKPMDIKHLIDNPEDDYGEDDDDDDEEDYLKPDSDLSPTSTGRPTGPPPSYPPPPVPAGLQLRPDPGASFHKGPPPPIPPQHRIPTSPLPKKPPPSIPPPSIPFKDLNKGPPPPLPFAPHLHKSLSSSPPPPPPPNAKRTIPNRTTSVGGAGADKRDWRNSPAVSIQSPATLPICEQLEARILNGPTCPLNTGGVQSLGNNNHMVMSNLRSKPSLPTPLPAGIGVAVLRSVVQNSLSLNQTPPNHPPLPPQSHNKQGLPKPLPPLVKPQLPAAKPKQSGSPLQRASPEGQSFRSLGEETPTEFRKKQDRHSAQDEDYENMQLPESVFIDTTETSFVEKLFRESPDPPEDGLYGIRKSGTKTSQVLVVWDVSISKARNYRLFEENKTIYLDSEVTFPSLPALIEHYFNHPLPHHGSLCLQKPYTKSI; this comes from the exons ATGAGACGCAACAGTGAGCCCATTGAGGGCCGAAAGAAAAGAACAAGTTTGAGTCGGGTGAGCCGTCTGTGGGACATCTCTGTCATGGACACACTGCCGGGGTTGGCGACCACAGCGTTAGCTTCCACAGTCAACTGGCTGAGGGAGAGCACTGCTGTTCAGAGCATCACCAAGAGGCTCAACAGGAG AACCATGGCATCTCCAGAGGTGGTCTGGCCCGTGCCAATGCGAGCCATCGGGGCTCAGAACCTCCTCACCATGCCAGGAGGCGTTTCCATCGCAGGATACCTGCATAAGAAGGGAGGCAGCCAGTTCAGCCTCATGAAAT GGCCTCTGAGGTACACCATCATCCATAAGGGCTGTGTGTACTACTTCAAGAGCAGTACCTCTCCTACGCCACAGGGGGCGTTCTCTCTCAACGGCTACAACAG AGTgatgagagcagcagaggagacaaCATCCAGCAATGTGTTTCCTTTCAAGATCGTCCACTTCAGTAAAAAACACAGGACGTggtttttctctgcagccaGCGAAGATGAAAGGAGG AAATGGATGCGATACCTGCGGAGGGAGATAGATCACTATAACGACAGAAAAGAGTGCAACATTCCAAG CGACTCAGATTCAGATGCCGACAGTTTCTATGGCACGATTGAGAAGCCAATGGATATCAAACACCTCATCGACAACCCAGAAGACG ACTATGGTgaggatgacgatgatgacgatgaggaAGACTATCTGAAGCCAGACAGTGACCTCTCGCCAACATCTACAG GTCGACCCACAGGGCCGCCTCCATcctaccctcctcctccagtgccTGCAGGGTTGCAGCTCCGTCCAGACCCTGGTGCCAGTTTCCACAAAGGTCCCCCTCCTCCTATCCCTCCACAGCACAGAATCCCAACCAGCCCACTCCCCAAAAAACCACCGCCCTCtatccctccaccctccatacCATTCAAGGACCTAAACAAAGgcccgcctcctcctctcccctttgCCCCCCACCTGCACAAGTCCTTGTCTTcgtcccctccacctcctcctccacccaacGCAAAAAGAACTATTCCAAACAGGACGACGTCTGTTGGGGGCGCCGGGGCCGACAAGAGAGACTGGAGGAATTCACCGGCCGTATCGATCCAATCCCCTGCCACTCTACCCATCTGCGAACAATTAGAAGCCAGGATCCTAAATGGTCCCACCTGCCCTCTTAATACTGGAGGGGTGCAGTCGCTGGGCAACAACAACCACATGGTGATGAGCAACCTCCGCAGCAAGCCGAGTCTGCCGACTCCTCTCCCCGCGGGTATTGGAGTGGCCGTCCTCAGAAGTGTGGTTCAAAACTCCCTGTCCCTCAATCAGACGCCCCCCAATCATCCACCACTGCCACCACAGTCACACAATAAGCAAGGGTTACCCAAACCTCTTCCACCATTAGTCAAACCACAGCTGCCTGCAGCCAAGCCCAAGCAGTCAGGAAGCCCACTTCA AAGGGCATCACCAGAAGGCCAGAGCTTCCGTTCGCTGGGAGAAGAGACGCCCACGGAGTTCAGGAAGAAGcaagacagacacagtgcaCAGGATGAAGACTATGAGAAT atgcAGCTGCCAGAATCTGTGTTCATCGACACGACTGAAACCAGCTTTGTAGAAAA GTTATTCCGGGAGAGCCCCGACCCTCCAGAAGATGGACTGTACGGCATACGAAAATCAGGAACCAAAACTTCACAg GTGCTGGTGGTGTGGGACGTCAGTATAAGCAAAGCCAGAAACTACCGACTGTTTGAAGAG AACAAGACCATTTATCTGGACAGTGAAGTGACCTTCCCCTCTCTGCCAGCTCTGATCGAACACTACTTCAACCACCCACTTCCTCACCACGGCTCACTCTGCCTGCAGAAGCCCTACACAAAGAGCATCTGA
- the sh3bp2 gene encoding SH3 domain-binding protein 2 isoform X2: MRRNSEPIEGRKKRTSLSRVSRLWDISVMDTLPGLATTALASTVNWLRESTAVQSITKRLNRRTMASPEVVWPVPMRAIGAQNLLTMPGGVSIAGYLHKKGGSQFSLMKWPLRYTIIHKGCVYYFKSSTSPTPQGAFSLNGYNRVMRAAEETTSSNVFPFKIVHFSKKHRTWFFSAASEDERRKWMRYLRREIDHYNDRKECNIPSDSDSDADSFYGTIEKPMDIKHLIDNPEDDYGEDDDDDDEEDYLKPDSDLSPTSTGRPTGPPPSYPPPPVPAGLQLRPDPGASFHKGPPPPIPPQHRIPTSPLPKKPPPSIPPPSIPFKDLNKGPPPPLPFAPHLHKSLSSSPPPPPPPNAKRTIPNRTTSVGGAGADKRDWRNSPAVSIQSPATLPICEQLEARILNGPTCPLNTGGVQSLGNNNHMVMSNLRSKPSLPTPLPAGIGVAVLRSVVQNSLSLNQTPPNHPPLPPQSHNKQGLPKPLPPLVKPQLPAAKPKQSGSPLQASPEGQSFRSLGEETPTEFRKKQDRHSAQDEDYENMQLPESVFIDTTETSFVEKLFRESPDPPEDGLYGIRKSGTKTSQVLVVWDVSISKARNYRLFEENKTIYLDSEVTFPSLPALIEHYFNHPLPHHGSLCLQKPYTKSI, translated from the exons ATGAGACGCAACAGTGAGCCCATTGAGGGCCGAAAGAAAAGAACAAGTTTGAGTCGGGTGAGCCGTCTGTGGGACATCTCTGTCATGGACACACTGCCGGGGTTGGCGACCACAGCGTTAGCTTCCACAGTCAACTGGCTGAGGGAGAGCACTGCTGTTCAGAGCATCACCAAGAGGCTCAACAGGAG AACCATGGCATCTCCAGAGGTGGTCTGGCCCGTGCCAATGCGAGCCATCGGGGCTCAGAACCTCCTCACCATGCCAGGAGGCGTTTCCATCGCAGGATACCTGCATAAGAAGGGAGGCAGCCAGTTCAGCCTCATGAAAT GGCCTCTGAGGTACACCATCATCCATAAGGGCTGTGTGTACTACTTCAAGAGCAGTACCTCTCCTACGCCACAGGGGGCGTTCTCTCTCAACGGCTACAACAG AGTgatgagagcagcagaggagacaaCATCCAGCAATGTGTTTCCTTTCAAGATCGTCCACTTCAGTAAAAAACACAGGACGTggtttttctctgcagccaGCGAAGATGAAAGGAGG AAATGGATGCGATACCTGCGGAGGGAGATAGATCACTATAACGACAGAAAAGAGTGCAACATTCCAAG CGACTCAGATTCAGATGCCGACAGTTTCTATGGCACGATTGAGAAGCCAATGGATATCAAACACCTCATCGACAACCCAGAAGACG ACTATGGTgaggatgacgatgatgacgatgaggaAGACTATCTGAAGCCAGACAGTGACCTCTCGCCAACATCTACAG GTCGACCCACAGGGCCGCCTCCATcctaccctcctcctccagtgccTGCAGGGTTGCAGCTCCGTCCAGACCCTGGTGCCAGTTTCCACAAAGGTCCCCCTCCTCCTATCCCTCCACAGCACAGAATCCCAACCAGCCCACTCCCCAAAAAACCACCGCCCTCtatccctccaccctccatacCATTCAAGGACCTAAACAAAGgcccgcctcctcctctcccctttgCCCCCCACCTGCACAAGTCCTTGTCTTcgtcccctccacctcctcctccacccaacGCAAAAAGAACTATTCCAAACAGGACGACGTCTGTTGGGGGCGCCGGGGCCGACAAGAGAGACTGGAGGAATTCACCGGCCGTATCGATCCAATCCCCTGCCACTCTACCCATCTGCGAACAATTAGAAGCCAGGATCCTAAATGGTCCCACCTGCCCTCTTAATACTGGAGGGGTGCAGTCGCTGGGCAACAACAACCACATGGTGATGAGCAACCTCCGCAGCAAGCCGAGTCTGCCGACTCCTCTCCCCGCGGGTATTGGAGTGGCCGTCCTCAGAAGTGTGGTTCAAAACTCCCTGTCCCTCAATCAGACGCCCCCCAATCATCCACCACTGCCACCACAGTCACACAATAAGCAAGGGTTACCCAAACCTCTTCCACCATTAGTCAAACCACAGCTGCCTGCAGCCAAGCCCAAGCAGTCAGGAAGCCCACTTCA GGCATCACCAGAAGGCCAGAGCTTCCGTTCGCTGGGAGAAGAGACGCCCACGGAGTTCAGGAAGAAGcaagacagacacagtgcaCAGGATGAAGACTATGAGAAT atgcAGCTGCCAGAATCTGTGTTCATCGACACGACTGAAACCAGCTTTGTAGAAAA GTTATTCCGGGAGAGCCCCGACCCTCCAGAAGATGGACTGTACGGCATACGAAAATCAGGAACCAAAACTTCACAg GTGCTGGTGGTGTGGGACGTCAGTATAAGCAAAGCCAGAAACTACCGACTGTTTGAAGAG AACAAGACCATTTATCTGGACAGTGAAGTGACCTTCCCCTCTCTGCCAGCTCTGATCGAACACTACTTCAACCACCCACTTCCTCACCACGGCTCACTCTGCCTGCAGAAGCCCTACACAAAGAGCATCTGA
- the sh3bp2 gene encoding SH3 domain-binding protein 2 isoform X4, with product MASPEVVWPVPMRAIGAQNLLTMPGGVSIAGYLHKKGGSQFSLMKWPLRYTIIHKGCVYYFKSSTSPTPQGAFSLNGYNRVMRAAEETTSSNVFPFKIVHFSKKHRTWFFSAASEDERRKWMRYLRREIDHYNDRKECNIPSDSDSDADSFYGTIEKPMDIKHLIDNPEDDYGEDDDDDDEEDYLKPDSDLSPTSTGRPTGPPPSYPPPPVPAGLQLRPDPGASFHKGPPPPIPPQHRIPTSPLPKKPPPSIPPPSIPFKDLNKGPPPPLPFAPHLHKSLSSSPPPPPPPNAKRTIPNRTTSVGGAGADKRDWRNSPAVSIQSPATLPICEQLEARILNGPTCPLNTGGVQSLGNNNHMVMSNLRSKPSLPTPLPAGIGVAVLRSVVQNSLSLNQTPPNHPPLPPQSHNKQGLPKPLPPLVKPQLPAAKPKQSGSPLQRASPEGQSFRSLGEETPTEFRKKQDRHSAQDEDYENMQLPESVFIDTTETSFVEKLFRESPDPPEDGLYGIRKSGTKTSQVLVVWDVSISKARNYRLFEENKTIYLDSEVTFPSLPALIEHYFNHPLPHHGSLCLQKPYTKSI from the exons ATGGCATCTCCAGAGGTGGTCTGGCCCGTGCCAATGCGAGCCATCGGGGCTCAGAACCTCCTCACCATGCCAGGAGGCGTTTCCATCGCAGGATACCTGCATAAGAAGGGAGGCAGCCAGTTCAGCCTCATGAAAT GGCCTCTGAGGTACACCATCATCCATAAGGGCTGTGTGTACTACTTCAAGAGCAGTACCTCTCCTACGCCACAGGGGGCGTTCTCTCTCAACGGCTACAACAG AGTgatgagagcagcagaggagacaaCATCCAGCAATGTGTTTCCTTTCAAGATCGTCCACTTCAGTAAAAAACACAGGACGTggtttttctctgcagccaGCGAAGATGAAAGGAGG AAATGGATGCGATACCTGCGGAGGGAGATAGATCACTATAACGACAGAAAAGAGTGCAACATTCCAAG CGACTCAGATTCAGATGCCGACAGTTTCTATGGCACGATTGAGAAGCCAATGGATATCAAACACCTCATCGACAACCCAGAAGACG ACTATGGTgaggatgacgatgatgacgatgaggaAGACTATCTGAAGCCAGACAGTGACCTCTCGCCAACATCTACAG GTCGACCCACAGGGCCGCCTCCATcctaccctcctcctccagtgccTGCAGGGTTGCAGCTCCGTCCAGACCCTGGTGCCAGTTTCCACAAAGGTCCCCCTCCTCCTATCCCTCCACAGCACAGAATCCCAACCAGCCCACTCCCCAAAAAACCACCGCCCTCtatccctccaccctccatacCATTCAAGGACCTAAACAAAGgcccgcctcctcctctcccctttgCCCCCCACCTGCACAAGTCCTTGTCTTcgtcccctccacctcctcctccacccaacGCAAAAAGAACTATTCCAAACAGGACGACGTCTGTTGGGGGCGCCGGGGCCGACAAGAGAGACTGGAGGAATTCACCGGCCGTATCGATCCAATCCCCTGCCACTCTACCCATCTGCGAACAATTAGAAGCCAGGATCCTAAATGGTCCCACCTGCCCTCTTAATACTGGAGGGGTGCAGTCGCTGGGCAACAACAACCACATGGTGATGAGCAACCTCCGCAGCAAGCCGAGTCTGCCGACTCCTCTCCCCGCGGGTATTGGAGTGGCCGTCCTCAGAAGTGTGGTTCAAAACTCCCTGTCCCTCAATCAGACGCCCCCCAATCATCCACCACTGCCACCACAGTCACACAATAAGCAAGGGTTACCCAAACCTCTTCCACCATTAGTCAAACCACAGCTGCCTGCAGCCAAGCCCAAGCAGTCAGGAAGCCCACTTCA AAGGGCATCACCAGAAGGCCAGAGCTTCCGTTCGCTGGGAGAAGAGACGCCCACGGAGTTCAGGAAGAAGcaagacagacacagtgcaCAGGATGAAGACTATGAGAAT atgcAGCTGCCAGAATCTGTGTTCATCGACACGACTGAAACCAGCTTTGTAGAAAA GTTATTCCGGGAGAGCCCCGACCCTCCAGAAGATGGACTGTACGGCATACGAAAATCAGGAACCAAAACTTCACAg GTGCTGGTGGTGTGGGACGTCAGTATAAGCAAAGCCAGAAACTACCGACTGTTTGAAGAG AACAAGACCATTTATCTGGACAGTGAAGTGACCTTCCCCTCTCTGCCAGCTCTGATCGAACACTACTTCAACCACCCACTTCCTCACCACGGCTCACTCTGCCTGCAGAAGCCCTACACAAAGAGCATCTGA
- the sh3bp2 gene encoding SH3 domain-binding protein 2 isoform X3, giving the protein MSTDMSAPSLRKKSFARSSNPSVRMCIREHRDFITMASPEVVWPVPMRAIGAQNLLTMPGGVSIAGYLHKKGGSQFSLMKWPLRYTIIHKGCVYYFKSSTSPTPQGAFSLNGYNRVMRAAEETTSSNVFPFKIVHFSKKHRTWFFSAASEDERRKWMRYLRREIDHYNDRKECNIPSDSDSDADSFYGTIEKPMDIKHLIDNPEDDYGEDDDDDDEEDYLKPDSDLSPTSTGRPTGPPPSYPPPPVPAGLQLRPDPGASFHKGPPPPIPPQHRIPTSPLPKKPPPSIPPPSIPFKDLNKGPPPPLPFAPHLHKSLSSSPPPPPPPNAKRTIPNRTTSVGGAGADKRDWRNSPAVSIQSPATLPICEQLEARILNGPTCPLNTGGVQSLGNNNHMVMSNLRSKPSLPTPLPAGIGVAVLRSVVQNSLSLNQTPPNHPPLPPQSHNKQGLPKPLPPLVKPQLPAAKPKQSGSPLQRASPEGQSFRSLGEETPTEFRKKQDRHSAQDEDYENMQLPESVFIDTTETSFVEKLFRESPDPPEDGLYGIRKSGTKTSQVLVVWDVSISKARNYRLFEENKTIYLDSEVTFPSLPALIEHYFNHPLPHHGSLCLQKPYTKSI; this is encoded by the exons atgtcCACTGACATGTCCGCTCCATCCTTGAGGAAGAAGTCATTTGCGCGGAGCTCCAATCCGAGCGTCAGGATGTGTATCCGGGAACATCGGGATTTCAT AACCATGGCATCTCCAGAGGTGGTCTGGCCCGTGCCAATGCGAGCCATCGGGGCTCAGAACCTCCTCACCATGCCAGGAGGCGTTTCCATCGCAGGATACCTGCATAAGAAGGGAGGCAGCCAGTTCAGCCTCATGAAAT GGCCTCTGAGGTACACCATCATCCATAAGGGCTGTGTGTACTACTTCAAGAGCAGTACCTCTCCTACGCCACAGGGGGCGTTCTCTCTCAACGGCTACAACAG AGTgatgagagcagcagaggagacaaCATCCAGCAATGTGTTTCCTTTCAAGATCGTCCACTTCAGTAAAAAACACAGGACGTggtttttctctgcagccaGCGAAGATGAAAGGAGG AAATGGATGCGATACCTGCGGAGGGAGATAGATCACTATAACGACAGAAAAGAGTGCAACATTCCAAG CGACTCAGATTCAGATGCCGACAGTTTCTATGGCACGATTGAGAAGCCAATGGATATCAAACACCTCATCGACAACCCAGAAGACG ACTATGGTgaggatgacgatgatgacgatgaggaAGACTATCTGAAGCCAGACAGTGACCTCTCGCCAACATCTACAG GTCGACCCACAGGGCCGCCTCCATcctaccctcctcctccagtgccTGCAGGGTTGCAGCTCCGTCCAGACCCTGGTGCCAGTTTCCACAAAGGTCCCCCTCCTCCTATCCCTCCACAGCACAGAATCCCAACCAGCCCACTCCCCAAAAAACCACCGCCCTCtatccctccaccctccatacCATTCAAGGACCTAAACAAAGgcccgcctcctcctctcccctttgCCCCCCACCTGCACAAGTCCTTGTCTTcgtcccctccacctcctcctccacccaacGCAAAAAGAACTATTCCAAACAGGACGACGTCTGTTGGGGGCGCCGGGGCCGACAAGAGAGACTGGAGGAATTCACCGGCCGTATCGATCCAATCCCCTGCCACTCTACCCATCTGCGAACAATTAGAAGCCAGGATCCTAAATGGTCCCACCTGCCCTCTTAATACTGGAGGGGTGCAGTCGCTGGGCAACAACAACCACATGGTGATGAGCAACCTCCGCAGCAAGCCGAGTCTGCCGACTCCTCTCCCCGCGGGTATTGGAGTGGCCGTCCTCAGAAGTGTGGTTCAAAACTCCCTGTCCCTCAATCAGACGCCCCCCAATCATCCACCACTGCCACCACAGTCACACAATAAGCAAGGGTTACCCAAACCTCTTCCACCATTAGTCAAACCACAGCTGCCTGCAGCCAAGCCCAAGCAGTCAGGAAGCCCACTTCA AAGGGCATCACCAGAAGGCCAGAGCTTCCGTTCGCTGGGAGAAGAGACGCCCACGGAGTTCAGGAAGAAGcaagacagacacagtgcaCAGGATGAAGACTATGAGAAT atgcAGCTGCCAGAATCTGTGTTCATCGACACGACTGAAACCAGCTTTGTAGAAAA GTTATTCCGGGAGAGCCCCGACCCTCCAGAAGATGGACTGTACGGCATACGAAAATCAGGAACCAAAACTTCACAg GTGCTGGTGGTGTGGGACGTCAGTATAAGCAAAGCCAGAAACTACCGACTGTTTGAAGAG AACAAGACCATTTATCTGGACAGTGAAGTGACCTTCCCCTCTCTGCCAGCTCTGATCGAACACTACTTCAACCACCCACTTCCTCACCACGGCTCACTCTGCCTGCAGAAGCCCTACACAAAGAGCATCTGA